A section of the Candidatus Saccharimonadales bacterium genome encodes:
- the secE gene encoding preprotein translocase subunit SecE, whose product MAKGASKKTSGRKARIPRPKIPPVIGKVLYYPRLVLRFIFWPLRPFGRYFKGAWQELKEVTWPNRKMSIQLTLAVIVFTLLLSAVIAALDFGFEQLVK is encoded by the coding sequence ATGGCGAAAGGCGCCTCAAAGAAGACGTCTGGTCGGAAGGCCCGGATTCCGCGTCCTAAGATACCACCCGTAATCGGCAAGGTTCTCTATTACCCCCGACTGGTGCTTCGGTTTATCTTCTGGCCGCTTCGTCCGTTCGGTCGTTACTTCAAAGGTGCCTGGCAGGAACTCAAAGAGGTCACTTGGCCCAATCGCAAGATGAGCATCCAGCTGACGCTGGCTGTCATCGTCTTCACCCTCCTGTTAAGCGCCGTCATCGCCGCCCTTGATTTCGGATTCGAACAATTAGTTAAGA